Within Quercus lobata isolate SW786 chromosome 5, ValleyOak3.0 Primary Assembly, whole genome shotgun sequence, the genomic segment CAATATTCATTTGTGTGTAAAAGCTTTTACAGATTCAGACTCAGCAAGGTCACCCTTAGATAGGATATCTACTATAAATAATGCCCATTCCTATGAGAAACCATGATCACTTGGAGAAGTAAGGAGCAGTGTTGTGTCCTGTTCTAGTGCAAAAGTTAAATATGTCATGTCTTATACATCTTGTGAGCTTATATGGATTTAACACCTTTTATAAGAGTCTTACATTTGATGTAGAGTTGTCTATGACTGTGTATTGTGAAAATCAGGCAACAATTCATATTGCAACTTAGTGTTCATGAGTGAACCAAAAATATAGAGATAAATTGTCATCTTGCCTGAGAAAGACTGGAAAGTGGTGTGATTGCCACTCAGCATGTCTCTATTGGGGCCAAAAACTGCTGATATGGTCACGAAACCATTATGAAATGCCTGTTTTAGATTTGTTATGGGACAAGTCAGGACTATATGATAAACATGTCCCaacttgagggggagtattaTAAGTAATATAGCATTAGTTGTAAGAtcaatttagtcatttttattttatgactAATACCTttctttatataattatattttataactAATGCTATAAATAATACATGTGTGTTAGGGTTATGGAATGAATTAATTATAAGcataatatttgaattaaaaggGTTGAAAGGTACAATCTCATATTGACATGTAGAGGGCAAGACAAAGACAAAATATGACATGATAAAAAACAGAAACTAAATCAACATGTTGAAGAAATATATGACGTTAAGGTAAAAGTTTTCAGTCTTAGGTGCAGAGTGTATAGATAAAATTCTGAAACCAGCATAAACAACTGCTGTTGTCACATTAGcgcaattaaaaaaacaaatacacaaaatcagcCCATATATAGAATGTGAATTGAACGGAAGATGctaattagaattaataaaagataaacagAATATATGGAACAGATACAACAGAATCCTTTGAGagaccaaataaaaaaaggcagcgaaaaataaatcaaattagaCATCagataagaagaagataaatgCTAATTAGAATTAATGAAGATAAGCAGAAAATCAGGAAGAGATTCAATAGTGTCCTTtgacagaacaaaaaaaaaaaggcagcacaaaaaatcaaattagacaTCAGATAGATGCAGAAATAGGGTATAACAATATTTCACAGAATATTGCAGAAGTAAACTCAAACTACACACCTGAcaaagtaaaattaataaattattaattgctcATAATATCATCAGTTCCTAATGATGGCaaaacatttattcattttttgataagtaactaTGGTAAAACATGAAAATTAAGGATTAAATAAATGCATAGAAACAAAAGTGGAAGACATACCCATGGCTCGAAGCATCTTTAGATCAAATTTTTTAGCTAGACTTTCATGGCCAATTACTTTTGCACGTTGGAGGACCAGCATCTTTAAGCTTATCAGCATATCCTGTccaatcaaaatatcaaataCTTTCATGGTCATTGTTAAAAATCAACATTGAGAATCATAAAAGCAATGGTAATGGCTAAAGGATTTTACTTATACATCTATGGCATATGGAAGTAGACTCCTATGAAAATGAAACATACCAatgtaaatttgtaataacACACATTTGATGTTGAAAGTTGTTTGAAGAGGGCAAGCAGGTAGCATTGCAAATCAAACTCAAGCAAATTTGATGTCCAGAgtacaatcaagaaaaattttagggtAAACTGTGTATTTGGTCCCTATTCTatacatcatatttcaatttagtccctaacttttcaattgtgtcaatttggtccctaacctttcaataccgtatcaatttagtccttattttattttttggatgaaaattgataacGCGTCTaatggttaaaataaaaaattagctttcgTTGATATGACAATacactataattttattttgaccgtttgacatgtcatcaattttcatccaaaatatAACAACAGAGACTAAAGTGACACGACACTGAAaagttaaggaccaaattgatacaattgaaaggttagggaccaaattgaaatatgctATAAAAGATTGGGactaaatatgtagtttacccaaaattttaaataaaccCAATTTCCAGGTTTTAGATCCATACAGAGCAATCATGCATCAGGATTCACTTTGACAATTAATGGGGTTCGAATCCCAGTGCCCAGGCACCACAAGAGGTGATGGAACTAATGGGTATCTCTTGAACCCCATTCACATTGACAATTAAAAAGCAATTGATTTACATTTACCAcctttttgtttcttgaatgGTACATTACCACATATGCTATTGAGTCTAACAGTATGAGACCAAAATCTAATCAACTTTATCATCTTCATCGTAAACTAatcaaaaattttctaaaattttaaaataggaaaTGAAATTTTGGTGAAACTCCACGTGACATATATGCTACAATTACAAAGATTGATCATGGGGAGGCAGAAAAATTAATATGGGTCCCTTCTAAAACTCAAGGTTTTCAAGTGAAAATCTATCACAAATATTTGAGAGGCAGAGGaagttaaaaagttattttcCCTAGGCAGAGCATTTGGAATGCTTGTGTACTGCCATAGAAGTCTTTCTTCTCGTGGTGTTTAACATCAGGGAAGACCTTGGTCAGTTGGTCACAGATAATTTAAGGAAACAAGGGATAATTATTATGGACTGGTGCTTTATGTGTAAAGGACATGAAGAGTGTGGCTCATCTCTTTCCTTCACCATGCGGTGGCCAAAGAACTGTGATCATTGTCTTTTGCTTGTCTGGTGTTTCTTGTGTTATGCCTTCTGCGGTGATGGAGCTTCTATCATGTTGGTAAGGACACTTTGGTAAGAGAGCTAATGGGGCGATTTGGAAAGTGGCTCCTTTAAGCTTAATAAGGTTTCTTTCAAGGAAAAGAACTGCTCATTGCTTTGAATGGAAAGAACAAAACTTGATTAAATACAAGTTCTTATTTTTGAACCCTTTATGACTGAACTTCAACCTCCGCCACCTTGTCTACTATGGACTTTCTAGATTTCGTAGAATCCTTGTACTTTCATCAGTCATATTTGACTTGCATTTCCTTTATACCCTCTGTGAGTACTAGCCTATgcccttttttcccttttttttattggattttctTACTTACCAAAATTAAGACCTTAGGATGTTGAACCAGAATGCATCCATTAATGCTGCCTAATATCTTAACCAAACCCACAACCTAATACGATTTCTAAGCAATTTTCATTTCAAAGAATGTGAGTTCGGATTAGTGACAACATTTCCAATGCacatgaaagaaaataattgtatgaacaaacaaatacacaaactataaaaactaaataactaattaaatattttttaaaaagggagGCCATATAAATGATAAATGGGGTTTGGAAACTCTAGACGCAAATACTTACAAGCTCTGAAGCAGAAAGGGAACAAAGCCAACTCACATCTTCAGGCCTATTTCTCCGCAGTAATTCTTCTAACTCATCCATTCAAGTAACCAAACTCTTCTATATTATCAAACTTGTACCAAATTTTCACACCTgcaaaaatcaaaccaaaaggcTAT encodes:
- the LOC115988789 gene encoding uncharacterized protein LOC115988789 codes for the protein MDELEELLRRNRPEDVSWLCSLSASELDMLISLKMLVLQRAKVIGHESLAKKFDLKMLRAMGFILMEYLKGKVKDLSLVSGENAEFMDCCNLLKFSVEEIMSNEEIKACIGRSKKSPAKS